GGGCCGGGGCCGGGGCGCCGGGGTGTGGGGGGCCGGGGGCGCGGCCTGGACGGCGGGCAGGCCGAAGGGCAGGCAGAAGTGGATCTCGGTGCCCTCGCCCGGGGCGCTGGAGACGGCCAGGCTGCCGCCCAGCAGCAGCACCAGGCGCTTGACGATGCCCAGGCCCAGGCCCGTGCCCTTGTAGCGCCGGGTGTAGGCGCCGTCCACCTGGGTGAAGGCCTCGAAGACGGAGCCCAGGTGCTCCTGGGGGATGCCGATGCCCGTGTCGCGCACGGTGAAGAGCACCCGGGCCTGCCCGCGCACCGGGCTCAGGGGGCAGATCTCCAGGGCCACCTCGCCGCGGGGGCAGAACTTCACGGCGTTGCCCATCACGTTGAACAGGATCTGGCGCAGCCGGGCCTCGTCGCCCACCAGCACGGCGGGGGTGCCGGGGTGGGCCACGACGGCGAGGTCGATGCCCTTGTCCCTGGCCTCGGGGCGGAAGTTGTCCATGACCAGGGCCACCGTGCGCATCAGGTCGAAAGGTTCGCGGGCCACGTCCAGGAACCCGGCGTCCAGGCGGGTGAAGTCAAGCACGTCGTTGATGACCGTGAGCAGGCTGCGGCCCGTGGCCAGGGCGGTTTCCAGGTAGTCGCGCTGCTCGTCGTCCAGCTCGGTGGTCAGGGCCAGCTGGAGCATGCCGAAGATGCCGTTGAGCGGCGTGCGCAGCTCGTGGCTCATGTTGGCCAGGAACACGCCCTTGGAGCGCGCGGCGCGCTCGGCCTCCTCCTTGGCCTGGCGCAGGGCCTGTTCGGCGGCGCGCTCCTCGGTCACATCGCGGGTCGCGCCCTGCATGCGGACCACGGCGCCGTCCGGCCCCAGGGCCGGGCGGGCCAGGGTGCGCAGCAGCCGGGTTTCGCCGTCCATGCGCACGATGCGGAACTCGCGTTCCAGCGTGGTGCTGTCGCGTACGGCCTGTTCCAGGTCCTGGCGGAGCCGCGCGCGGTCTTCGGGGTGGACCAGGGTGTGCAGGAAGACCTCGGGGCTCGGGGGCGGGCCTGCGGGGTCCAGCCCGTAGGTGGCGTATTCCGAGGCGGTCCAGCTCAGGGTGCCTTTCTCCAGGTTCAGCTCCCAGCCGCCCATGCTGCCCAGGCGCAGGGTTTCCTCCTGCAGGGTGCGGCTGTGGCGCAGGGCCTCGTCGGCCAGGCGCTGGGCGGTGATGTCGCGCCCCGAGCCCACGGTGCCGATGAGCTCGCCCCGGTCGTCGAACAGCGGGGACTTGAGCACCTCCAGGCAGAGGTAGGCGCCGCGCACCAGCCCGTCTTCCACGAAGCGGCCCGGGGCGCGGGAGGCCAGCACGACCTGGTCGCTGTCCACGCAGCATTCCCCGAAGGTGTGCCCGCGCCCCAGGGCGCGGTTGCGCGCGGCGAAGTGCAGGTCCGTGCGGCCCAGGACCTCTTCGCCGTCGCTGCACAGCAGGTTTTCGCGGATGGCCCGGTTGGCGAAGATGTAGCGGCCCTGGGGGTCCTTGGCCCAGAGCATGTCGCCCATGTTGTCGGCCATGGCCTCCACCAGGCGGCGGAAGTCCGTGAGGGCGGCCTGGGCCTGCAGGCGCGCGGAGATATCATGGAACATGACCAGATGGGTGCCCTGCTCGTCCACGGCGCGGACCATGGATTCCACCGGCAGGGGCGGGGCGTGCTTGCGGTTGTATTCGCGCTGCATGATGCGCGGCCGCCCGCTTTGCCGCGCCAGGCGCACGGCTTCCTCCGGGAGCAGGGCCTCGGCGCTGGCCGGGGTCAGGACGTCGCGGGCGCTCATGCCGCGCAGTTCGTCGCGGGTGAAGCCGAGGATCTCGCTGGCCAGGGGGTTGGCGTCGCGGATCACGGTATCCGGCCCGACGAGGAAGATGCCCACGGCGGAGTTCTCGAACAGGTTGCGGTAGAGGGCCTCGCTGTCGCGCAGGGCGGCCTCGCCGCGAACCTGCACGCTCACGTCCTGGAACATGACCGCCACATGCCCGGGTGCGGTCTGGAAGGCGTGGATGTCGAAGAACCTCGTCCGGCCCTGGGTGGCGTATTCGTAGCGCCGCAGGCTCCAGGCGCCGCCCTCGCGGGCCAGGCGGCGGTAATGGTCCGGAATGCCCGAGGCGGCGAAGGCGGGAAAGGCCTGGGCCAGGGGCAGGCCGACGAGCCGGGCGTTGTCGCGGTCCATGATGCGGCTGGAGGCGGGGTTGGCGTCCAGCAGGGTCAGGCTGTCGTCGGCTTCCAGGCGGAAGAGGTAGATGCCCAGGGGCGACTCGGCGAACAGGGAGCGGAAGCGGTCCTCGCTCTCGCGCAGGGCGGCCATGGCCCGCTTGCGCTCGGTGATGTCCAGCCCCAGGCAGGTCACGCCGGTGACGGCGCCCTGCTCGTCGCGGGTCAGCACGTTGGTCCAGCCCACGTCCAGGGTCTGGCCGTCGCGGGTCAGGATGGGGTTGTCGTAGAAGGTGTATTCCCCGGCCTCGCCGCTGGCCATGGTCTGCATGAACACGGCGCGCACGGCGTCCCGGTTCGGGGCGGCGATGCAGGTGGCGAACCAGTCGCGCCCCAGCAGTTCCTCGCGGGTCCAGCCCGTCAGCTCCAGGAAGCAGTCGTTGGCGAAGGTCAGCCGGGCCTGGGTGTCCAGGCAGACGCCGATGAGCTGGATCTGCTCCAGCACGCGGCGGAACTTGAACTCCGAGCGCGCCAGGGCCTGCTCCATGGCGCGCTCGTGCGTGATGTCGCGCCACACGCAATGGGTCTGGCGGAAGGTGCCGTCCGGGGTGCGGTCGATTTTGCCGTCCAGGGCAACGAGCAGGGGTGTGCCGTCCTTGCGCAGCAGGGTCGTTTCCAGCCCGCGCACCTCCCCGGCGCGCTTGAAGGCCTCGAAGCGGCACAGGAACCGGGCGCGCTCGTCCGGGGGCTGGAAGTCGGCGAAGGACCGGCCCTGGGCCTGCCCGGCGTCGTAGCCCATGAGTTCGGTCCAGGCGCGGTTGACCTCGATGATGCGTCCGGCCCCGTCCAGGGCCTGGTAGGGCAGGGGCGCCTCGTGGAACAGGCGGTGGAAGTGGCGCTCCCTGGCGCGGGCGCGGGCCAGCTCGTCACGCAGCAGGGCGGCCTCGGCGCGCAGGGCGGCCAGTTCGTCGTCCAGTATCTCGCGGGTGGTGTTGCGTTCTCCCATCTTCGGCCTCATGTGCGGTGCTGGCGGCGGCGTCCCATGTTCGGGGACGATACAGGAAACAACCGAAAAATTGAAGCGCGGAAAAAAAGAGTGTGCCGCCTTCCCGCCGCGCTTATGCCCTTCCCGGGGCGTGCCGGGCGAGGCCGCGCGCGAGGGCTCCCCGGTCCCCCGCGCGGGTCCCGGGCGGGGAGAGGCGGGGGCGCCAAATGCAGGCGCCCGGGCTGAGTGTTTACTCAGTCCGGAGTGCCGGGCGAGGACGAAGCGGGGCGACCTGTCTTTAATATACTGAAACTAAAAAAGATATTTTTTGAACAAACCGTCTTGACACAGGTCCGTCACCCCGGGTAAATGAGGGCATAGCTACTGAGTGATTACTCAGTAGCAAAGGGGTGGCGATGACCAAGAAGGAAAAGATTCTCTACGCGGCGC
The genomic region above belongs to Desulfocurvus vexinensis DSM 17965 and contains:
- a CDS encoding PAS domain S-box protein produces the protein MGERNTTREILDDELAALRAEAALLRDELARARARERHFHRLFHEAPLPYQALDGAGRIIEVNRAWTELMGYDAGQAQGRSFADFQPPDERARFLCRFEAFKRAGEVRGLETTLLRKDGTPLLVALDGKIDRTPDGTFRQTHCVWRDITHERAMEQALARSEFKFRRVLEQIQLIGVCLDTQARLTFANDCFLELTGWTREELLGRDWFATCIAAPNRDAVRAVFMQTMASGEAGEYTFYDNPILTRDGQTLDVGWTNVLTRDEQGAVTGVTCLGLDITERKRAMAALRESEDRFRSLFAESPLGIYLFRLEADDSLTLLDANPASSRIMDRDNARLVGLPLAQAFPAFAASGIPDHYRRLAREGGAWSLRRYEYATQGRTRFFDIHAFQTAPGHVAVMFQDVSVQVRGEAALRDSEALYRNLFENSAVGIFLVGPDTVIRDANPLASEILGFTRDELRGMSARDVLTPASAEALLPEEAVRLARQSGRPRIMQREYNRKHAPPLPVESMVRAVDEQGTHLVMFHDISARLQAQAALTDFRRLVEAMADNMGDMLWAKDPQGRYIFANRAIRENLLCSDGEEVLGRTDLHFAARNRALGRGHTFGECCVDSDQVVLASRAPGRFVEDGLVRGAYLCLEVLKSPLFDDRGELIGTVGSGRDITAQRLADEALRHSRTLQEETLRLGSMGGWELNLEKGTLSWTASEYATYGLDPAGPPPSPEVFLHTLVHPEDRARLRQDLEQAVRDSTTLEREFRIVRMDGETRLLRTLARPALGPDGAVVRMQGATRDVTEERAAEQALRQAKEEAERAARSKGVFLANMSHELRTPLNGIFGMLQLALTTELDDEQRDYLETALATGRSLLTVINDVLDFTRLDAGFLDVAREPFDLMRTVALVMDNFRPEARDKGIDLAVVAHPGTPAVLVGDEARLRQILFNVMGNAVKFCPRGEVALEICPLSPVRGQARVLFTVRDTGIGIPQEHLGSVFEAFTQVDGAYTRRYKGTGLGLGIVKRLVLLLGGSLAVSSAPGEGTEIHFCLPFGLPAVQAAPPAPHTPAPRPRPLTLLLAEDETVNLMAARMMLEKQGHTVHTARTGVQAVEAVRDRDFDCVLMDIQMPEMDGLEATARIHALRPGLPVVAMTAHAMEGDRDRFLAAGMCAYVAKPVSMEELEGVLEALGRPLSPEGTGDSGA